From the Lathyrus oleraceus cultivar Zhongwan6 chromosome 4, CAAS_Psat_ZW6_1.0, whole genome shotgun sequence genome, one window contains:
- the LOC127137858 gene encoding uncharacterized protein LOC127137858: MIIEKVLRYINPQFDYIIVAIEHSKDLSTMRFEELQSSLEAQELRLTKRNSEMEFGHSAIDCWSNKERKLDEANIVRGDSDDEHVLLMASESDSASLKDWWYMDTSCSNHPTGNKKWLVEFDSGKKTKIRCVDDKYLNAEGIGNVKVVLNNGKTALIQNV; encoded by the exons ATgatcattgagaaggtacttagatATATTAATCCTCAGTTTGACTACATCattgtagcaattgaacattctaaaGATCTTAGCACCATGAGATTTGAAGAGCTGCAAAGCagtctagaggcacaagagttgcgtctgactAAGAGAAACTCTGAAATGGAG TTTGGCCACTCTGCTAttgattgttggtcaaacaaggaaaggaagtTAGATGAAGCAAACATAGTTAGaggagattctgatgatgaacatGTGCTATTGATGGCTTCTGAGTCTGATAGTGCATCTTTGAAAGACTGGTGGTACATGGACACTAGTTGTTCAAATCACCCCACTGGAAATAAGAAATGGCTAGTTGAGTTTGACTCTGGTAAGAAGACCaagatcagatgtgttgatgataaataTCTGAATGCTGAAGGAATAGGAAATGTTAAAGTAGTTCTGAATAATGGTAAAACtgcattgattcagaacgtgtga